Within Salmo trutta chromosome 30, fSalTru1.1, whole genome shotgun sequence, the genomic segment TAACCCACAGGCGAACCTCGACCGTCTTGACCCCTCTGGAAAGGTGTACCGGAGGATTAACATGAATCACTATGCCACTAAGAAGAGTGCAGCTCAGAGTATGCTTGATGTGGCTCTAATCATGGCTAACTCATCCCAGCTGAAGACTGTTCTATACATGGGGTCACAGTACAGATTCTACAAACCTCTCATAGTACTGCTGTCCATGTCTATTACGCTACAGGTTGTCGTAGGACTACTGCTGGTCTTTATAGGTTAGTAAtac encodes:
- the si:dkey-93l1.9 gene encoding ninjurin-1 isoform X2 codes for the protein MDSEARANGEDITLNKLDDIEANLDRLDPSGKVYRRINMNHYATKKSAAQSMLDVALIMANSSQLKTVLYMGSQYRFYKPLIVLLSMSITLQVVVGLLLVFIVVINIFITALGFEGAVIGLPEHQSFLLTTEQNQTGGL